From Motilibacter peucedani, the proteins below share one genomic window:
- a CDS encoding endo-1,4-beta-xylanase has protein sequence MPALRRSVAIGVISAAAVAAAPLASAIAASPATAATAKTSSASANAPKYPKDSLRELGQKVGLRIGAALNPDLLGTDAAYTKIAKQQFSTVTPENVMKWEVVEPAKGTYDWSGGDKLVDFAHANHQRVRGHNLVWHSQLPKWLTPDGFTTTYSSAQLKAILKKHVQDEARHFKGKIWQWDVVNEAFNDDGTPREDIWYKAYGNLDYIADAFTWAHQADPKALLFYNDYNIEFTGPKSNAVYSLVKKLKARGVPIQGVGFQTHLDTQYPYPDLRANLTRFAALGVYVAETEVDVRTFTKPDAMNTPVDGVHESAQVAYWSRTIQDCLSVKACISYTPWGFGDAYSWVPGVFAGEGAALLYDEQLQPKQAYTVIQQDLELADGATHRSHSQD, from the coding sequence ATGCCCGCACTACGTCGTTCAGTGGCGATCGGCGTCATCTCAGCTGCTGCTGTCGCCGCCGCGCCGCTGGCATCCGCGATCGCCGCCTCCCCGGCGACCGCCGCCACCGCGAAGACCAGCTCGGCGAGCGCCAACGCTCCGAAGTACCCCAAGGACTCGCTGCGCGAGCTGGGCCAGAAGGTCGGCCTGCGGATCGGCGCGGCGCTCAACCCCGACCTGCTCGGGACCGACGCGGCCTACACCAAGATCGCCAAGCAGCAGTTCTCCACCGTGACCCCGGAGAACGTCATGAAGTGGGAGGTCGTCGAGCCCGCCAAGGGCACCTACGACTGGTCGGGCGGCGACAAGCTCGTCGACTTCGCCCACGCCAACCACCAGCGCGTCCGCGGCCACAACCTGGTCTGGCACAGCCAGCTGCCGAAGTGGCTGACGCCCGACGGCTTCACGACGACCTACAGCTCGGCGCAGCTCAAGGCGATCCTGAAGAAGCACGTCCAGGACGAGGCCCGGCACTTCAAGGGCAAGATCTGGCAGTGGGACGTCGTCAACGAGGCGTTCAACGACGACGGCACCCCGCGCGAGGACATCTGGTACAAGGCCTACGGCAACCTCGACTACATCGCCGACGCCTTCACCTGGGCCCACCAGGCCGACCCGAAGGCGCTGCTCTTCTACAACGACTACAACATCGAGTTCACCGGGCCCAAGAGCAACGCGGTCTACAGCCTGGTCAAGAAGCTCAAGGCGCGCGGCGTGCCGATCCAGGGCGTCGGGTTCCAGACGCACCTCGACACCCAGTACCCCTACCCCGACCTGCGCGCCAACCTCACGCGCTTCGCCGCGCTGGGCGTCTACGTCGCGGAGACCGAGGTCGACGTGCGTACCTTCACCAAGCCCGACGCCATGAACACCCCCGTCGACGGGGTGCACGAGTCGGCGCAGGTGGCCTACTGGTCGCGCACCATCCAGGACTGCCTGTCGGTCAAGGCGTGCATCTCCTACACGCCCTGGGGCTTCGGCGACGCCTACTCGTGGGTGCCCGGTGTCTTCGCCGGTGAGGGCGCGGCGCTGCTCTACGACGAGCAGCTGCAGCCCAAGCAGGCGTACACCGTCATCCAGCAGGACCTCGAGCTGGCCGACGGCGCGACCCACCGCTCGCACAGCCAGGACTAG
- a CDS encoding beta-xylosidase/alpha-l-arabinosidase, which translates to MTTSQAAPASVWQDPSAAPASRAADLLEQMTLEEKVAQLYGVWVGLDDTGDGVAPHQHDFAGPELDWTSLIARGLGQLTRPFGTRPVEPRTGAQGLARSQEEITGANRFGIPALVHEECLTGLTAWQATIYPNPLCWGATFDPSLVEEMAARIGRSMQLLGVHQGLAPVLDVVRDLRWGRVEETIGEDPYLVGEIATAYVRGLQSAGVVATLKHFAGYSASRAARNLAPVSIGPRELADVILPPFEMALAAGARSVMNAYTDMDGVPAAADERLLTDLLRGTFGFEGTVVADYFAVAFLHTLHNVAGTPAEAAHLALLAGIDVELPTVNCFGDTLVEAVRSGAVPETLVDRACARVLTQKAELGLLDPDWSPEPEALALAGVDLDDAESRALARTIAESSVVLLANDGTLPLAPGRRIAVVGPRADDSSAMLGCYSFPMHVGAQHPDVAMGVDVPTVLESLRAVVEGQVTHARGCGVVDGTDEEIAEAVAAARGADVCVAVLGDRAGLFGRGTSGEGCDASDLRLPGRQEELLEALLATGTPVVLVLLVGRPYEIGRQVERLAASVVGFFPGEEGGPALAGVLTGAVNPSGKLPVHFPREGATQPSTYLAPPLGRKSEVSNIDPGALFAFGHGTSYASLDWGRVSVDTEVWATDGTVTVSVELSNASDREASEVVQVYLNDPAAEVVRPVQQLVGALRVRLAPGESTVAHLQVHADQTSYTGRAGRRIVDTGHVELQVGASSVDVRAALPLEMTGERREVGHGRVLAATSWVD; encoded by the coding sequence GTGACGACTTCGCAGGCAGCACCTGCCTCCGTGTGGCAGGACCCCTCCGCGGCGCCTGCGTCGCGCGCGGCGGACCTCCTGGAGCAGATGACCCTCGAGGAGAAGGTGGCCCAGCTCTACGGCGTCTGGGTGGGGCTCGACGACACCGGTGACGGCGTCGCGCCGCACCAGCACGACTTCGCCGGCCCCGAGCTCGACTGGACCTCGCTGATCGCCCGCGGGCTCGGCCAGCTCACCCGGCCGTTCGGCACCCGGCCGGTCGAGCCGCGCACGGGCGCCCAGGGCCTCGCCCGCAGCCAGGAGGAGATCACCGGCGCCAACCGCTTCGGCATCCCCGCCCTCGTGCACGAGGAGTGCCTGACGGGCCTCACCGCGTGGCAGGCGACGATCTACCCGAACCCGCTGTGCTGGGGTGCCACCTTCGACCCCTCGCTCGTGGAGGAGATGGCTGCACGCATCGGCCGCTCGATGCAGCTGCTCGGCGTGCACCAGGGCCTCGCGCCCGTGCTCGACGTGGTGCGCGACCTGCGCTGGGGCCGCGTCGAGGAGACGATCGGCGAGGACCCGTACCTCGTCGGGGAGATCGCCACCGCCTACGTCCGCGGCCTGCAGTCCGCCGGCGTCGTCGCCACCCTCAAGCACTTCGCCGGCTACAGCGCCTCGCGCGCGGCGCGCAACCTCGCGCCCGTCTCGATCGGCCCCCGCGAGCTCGCCGACGTGATCCTCCCGCCGTTCGAGATGGCGCTGGCCGCGGGCGCGCGCTCGGTCATGAACGCCTACACCGACATGGACGGCGTCCCGGCCGCCGCCGACGAGCGGCTGCTCACCGACCTGCTCCGCGGCACCTTCGGCTTCGAGGGCACCGTCGTCGCCGACTACTTCGCCGTGGCGTTCCTCCACACGCTGCACAACGTCGCCGGCACCCCGGCCGAGGCGGCGCACCTCGCCCTGCTGGCGGGCATCGACGTCGAGCTCCCCACGGTCAACTGCTTCGGCGACACCCTCGTCGAGGCGGTGCGCTCCGGCGCCGTGCCCGAGACCCTCGTCGACCGGGCCTGCGCCCGCGTGCTGACGCAGAAGGCCGAGCTCGGCCTGCTCGACCCCGACTGGTCGCCGGAGCCCGAGGCGCTCGCGCTCGCCGGCGTCGACCTCGACGACGCGGAGTCGCGCGCGCTGGCCAGGACGATCGCCGAGAGCTCGGTGGTGCTGCTCGCCAACGACGGCACCCTGCCGCTGGCGCCCGGCAGGCGGATCGCCGTCGTCGGCCCGCGCGCCGACGACTCCTCCGCCATGCTCGGCTGCTACTCGTTCCCGATGCACGTGGGCGCCCAGCACCCCGACGTCGCCATGGGCGTCGACGTGCCGACCGTCCTCGAGTCGCTGCGCGCGGTGGTCGAGGGCCAGGTCACGCACGCCCGTGGCTGCGGGGTCGTCGACGGCACCGACGAGGAGATCGCCGAGGCTGTCGCCGCGGCGCGCGGGGCCGACGTGTGCGTCGCCGTGCTCGGCGACCGGGCCGGGCTGTTCGGCCGGGGCACCTCGGGCGAGGGCTGCGACGCCTCCGACCTGCGCCTGCCCGGCCGTCAGGAGGAGCTGCTCGAGGCCCTGCTCGCGACGGGGACCCCGGTGGTCCTCGTGCTGCTCGTCGGGCGGCCCTACGAGATCGGCCGGCAGGTCGAGCGGCTCGCCGCGAGCGTCGTCGGCTTCTTCCCCGGCGAGGAGGGCGGCCCGGCGCTGGCCGGCGTGCTGACCGGAGCGGTGAACCCCAGCGGCAAGCTGCCCGTGCACTTCCCGCGCGAGGGCGCGACCCAGCCGAGCACGTACCTCGCTCCGCCGCTCGGCAGGAAGAGCGAGGTCAGCAACATCGACCCCGGCGCGCTGTTCGCCTTCGGGCACGGCACGTCCTACGCCTCGCTCGACTGGGGCCGCGTCTCGGTCGACACGGAGGTCTGGGCGACCGACGGCACCGTCACCGTCTCGGTGGAGCTCTCCAACGCGAGCGACCGCGAGGCCTCCGAGGTCGTGCAGGTCTACCTCAACGACCCGGCCGCCGAGGTCGTGCGCCCGGTGCAGCAGCTGGTGGGCGCCCTGCGCGTACGCCTCGCGCCGGGAGAGTCGACGGTCGCGCACCTGCAGGTCCACGCCGACCAGACGTCCTACACCGGCCGCGCGGGCCGGCGGATCGTCGACACCGGCCACGTCGAGCTCCAGGTCGGCGCGTCCTCGGTCGACGTCCGGGCGGCGCTGCCGCTCGAGATGACGGGCGAGCGGCGCGAGGTCGGCCACGGCCGCGTGCTGGCCGCCACCTCCTGGGTCGACTGA
- a CDS encoding carbohydrate ABC transporter permease, which translates to MASIGDSRRGTAPASRSDLVAKGGSAALALPPRRRAPRNSWRTRLEIAFLSVPALVIFLGFVIFPVVMASYYGFYSWKGYGRPTDFVGLQNYRTILGDPDFRSALWHNGILVVFSIVIQGPIAVLLALLLNRKMRGQSLIRVLLFVPYVIAEVVVGTGWSLMLQSKGAVNDLLHNVGLGGLQQDWLSNPHVAIWTLIGIITWKYVGFAVIIVLAGLQGIPHELYEASAIDGASYWQTQRSITLPLLGPTLRIWAFLSIIGALQLFDLAYIIWGQYIASTAGTSTMATYMVGNGRNAGSYGYGNAVAVVLFVISLVVALVYQRFVLRRDTEGAITGGGR; encoded by the coding sequence ATGGCATCCATCGGTGACAGCCGGCGCGGCACCGCGCCGGCGTCCCGGTCGGACCTGGTGGCGAAGGGGGGCAGCGCGGCGCTCGCGCTGCCCCCTCGGCGGCGCGCACCGCGCAACAGCTGGCGCACGCGCCTCGAGATCGCCTTCCTGTCCGTACCGGCCCTGGTCATCTTCCTGGGCTTCGTGATCTTCCCCGTGGTGATGGCCAGCTACTACGGCTTCTACTCGTGGAAGGGCTACGGCCGCCCCACGGACTTCGTCGGGCTCCAGAACTACCGCACCATCCTGGGCGACCCCGACTTCCGCTCGGCGCTGTGGCACAACGGGATCCTGGTCGTCTTCTCGATCGTCATCCAGGGCCCGATCGCGGTCCTGCTCGCGCTGCTGCTCAACCGCAAGATGCGCGGGCAGTCGCTGATCCGCGTGCTGCTGTTCGTCCCCTACGTCATCGCCGAAGTCGTCGTCGGCACCGGCTGGTCGTTGATGCTCCAGTCGAAGGGCGCGGTCAACGACCTGCTCCACAACGTCGGTCTGGGCGGGCTCCAGCAGGACTGGCTGTCCAACCCGCACGTGGCCATCTGGACGCTGATCGGCATCATCACCTGGAAGTACGTCGGCTTCGCGGTCATCATCGTGCTGGCCGGGCTCCAGGGCATCCCGCACGAGCTCTACGAAGCGTCGGCGATCGACGGAGCGTCCTACTGGCAGACCCAGCGCTCCATCACGCTGCCCCTGCTCGGCCCCACGCTGCGCATCTGGGCGTTCCTCTCGATCATCGGCGCCCTTCAGCTGTTCGACCTGGCCTACATCATCTGGGGCCAGTACATCGCCTCGACCGCAGGCACCTCGACGATGGCGACCTACATGGTCGGCAACGGGCGCAACGCCGGGAGCTACGGCTACGGCAACGCGGTGGCCGTCGTGCTCTTCGTCATCTCCCTCGTCGTGGCCCTCGTCTACCAGCGGTTCGTGCTGCGTCGCGACACCGAGGGCGCTATCACAGGAGGTGGCCGCTGA
- a CDS encoding ABC transporter substrate-binding protein: MKKFSVASAAALLSVGALTACGGSSGSGSSASSGSGEKSGGNVTMTLWHNSTTGPGKAFWDQTAKDFTAAHPNVKINVQAIQNEDLDGKLQTGLNSGSGPDIFLQRGGGKMAAMIQAGQLLDLSPLVTDATKKAIPAGSFNAEQQDGKTYAMPMAVLPGGFWYSKDLFQKAGITATPKTMDEFNAAVTKLKTAGIQPIALGAKDAWPAAHWYYFFALRECSSDVLSAATQSLKFDDPCWTKAGQDLQNLNGTKPFNQGFLTTSAQQGAGSSAGLLANHKAAMELMGAWDPGVIASLTPDKKPLGDLDWFPFPEVSGGQGKPGSILGGVDGYSCSAKAPKQACADFLNYIATTPVQEAYYKAYNSPPVNTEAQSVVTEPYLKTVLSSYNSAPFVSQWLDTLYGQNVGNALNVGVVNMLAGKSDPAGIISAVNTAAKKS; encoded by the coding sequence ATGAAGAAGTTCTCGGTGGCCTCGGCCGCCGCCCTGCTCTCCGTGGGGGCCCTCACGGCCTGTGGCGGCAGCAGCGGCTCGGGCTCGAGCGCGAGCTCCGGCTCGGGCGAGAAGTCCGGTGGCAACGTCACGATGACGCTGTGGCACAACTCGACCACCGGCCCCGGCAAGGCGTTCTGGGACCAGACGGCGAAGGACTTCACCGCCGCGCACCCGAACGTCAAGATCAACGTCCAGGCCATCCAGAACGAGGACCTCGACGGCAAGCTCCAGACCGGGCTCAACTCCGGCTCGGGCCCCGACATCTTCCTGCAGCGCGGCGGCGGCAAGATGGCCGCGATGATCCAGGCCGGGCAGCTGCTCGACCTGAGCCCGCTGGTCACGGACGCGACGAAGAAGGCCATCCCGGCCGGCTCGTTCAACGCCGAGCAGCAGGACGGCAAGACCTACGCGATGCCGATGGCCGTGCTCCCGGGCGGCTTCTGGTACAGCAAGGACCTCTTCCAGAAGGCGGGCATCACGGCCACGCCGAAGACCATGGACGAGTTCAACGCCGCGGTGACGAAGCTCAAGACGGCCGGCATCCAGCCGATCGCCCTGGGCGCCAAGGACGCGTGGCCGGCAGCGCACTGGTACTACTTCTTCGCCCTCCGCGAGTGCAGCTCCGACGTGCTCAGCGCGGCGACGCAGTCGCTCAAGTTCGACGACCCGTGCTGGACCAAGGCGGGCCAGGACCTGCAGAACCTCAACGGCACCAAGCCCTTCAACCAGGGCTTCCTCACCACCTCGGCCCAGCAGGGCGCCGGCTCGTCGGCCGGCCTGCTCGCCAACCACAAGGCGGCCATGGAGCTCATGGGTGCGTGGGACCCGGGTGTGATCGCCTCCCTCACGCCCGACAAGAAGCCCCTCGGCGACCTCGACTGGTTCCCCTTCCCCGAGGTCTCCGGCGGCCAGGGCAAGCCGGGCTCCATCCTCGGCGGCGTCGACGGCTACAGCTGCTCGGCCAAGGCCCCCAAGCAGGCCTGCGCCGACTTCCTGAACTACATCGCGACGACCCCGGTGCAGGAGGCCTACTACAAGGCCTACAACTCGCCGCCGGTCAACACCGAGGCGCAGAGCGTCGTGACGGAGCCCTACCTCAAGACGGTGCTCTCGTCCTACAACTCGGCGCCGTTCGTCTCGCAGTGGCTCGACACGCTCTACGGCCAGAACGTCGGCAACGCCCTCAACGTCGGCGTGGTCAACATGCTGGCCGGCAAGTCCGACCCGGCCGGCATCATCAGCGCCGTCAACACTGCCGCCAAGAAGTCCTGA